From a region of the Vicia villosa cultivar HV-30 ecotype Madison, WI unplaced genomic scaffold, Vvil1.0 ctg.001349F_1_1, whole genome shotgun sequence genome:
- the LOC131634772 gene encoding uncharacterized protein LOC131634772 isoform X2: protein MTTVRSNSTLVFFFLILLITPSQSLSFSSYFRFREFFSLAHSIFTGVANLRAARGDVAGADRARKIANSLESVSGFGFLKLVWSAWSWNWFLKELPFTELYGAVSDINEFLRSLNELTRLESAAERAVWLTRNYQNLLTVTKSLSRKLLKAFGQSETVREIVKTLRIEVVEGGLIKDCLLLGGNDLKDLIKVAKDLVLQFFPVTDKNSEL, encoded by the exons ATGACAACCGTCCGATCAAATTCAACCCTTGTCTTCTTCTTCCTAATCCTCCTAATCACACCTTCCCAATCACTCTCATTCTCTTCCTATTTCCGTTTCCGCGAATTCTTCTCCCTCGCACACTCCATTTTCACCGGCGTCGCTAACCTCCGTGCCGCCAGAGGCGATGTCGCCGGTGCCGACAGAGCCAGAAAAATCGCAAACAGTTTGGAGAGCGTCTCTGGATTTGGATTCTTGAAACTCGTCTGGTCCGCTTGGTCTTGGAACTGGTTCTTGAAGGAACTCCCGTTCACGGAGCTATATGGTGCCGTTTCTGACATCAACGAGTTTCTTAGAAGTTTGAATGAGTTGACTCGTTTGGAGTCGGCTGCAGAAAGGGCTGTTTGGCTTACGAGAAATTACCAAAATCTCCTCACCGTTACGAAATCGCTGTCTCGTAAACTCCTCAAAGCGTTTGGTCAATCG GAAACAGTGAGGGAAATAGTGAAAACGCTGCGAATTGAGGTTGTGGAGGGTGGGTTAATCAAAGATTGTCTTTTACTTGGAGGCAATGATTTGAAGGATTTGATTAAAGTAGCCAAGGATTTGGTATTACAATTTTTTCCTGTCACTGATAAAAACTCTGAGCTATAA
- the LOC131634772 gene encoding uncharacterized protein LOC131634772 isoform X1, which yields MTTVRSNSTLVFFFLILLITPSQSLSFSSYFRFREFFSLAHSIFTGVANLRAARGDVAGADRARKIANSLESVSGFGFLKLVWSAWSWNWFLKELPFTELYGAVSDINEFLRSLNELTRLESAAERAVWLTRNYQNLLTVTKSLSRKLLKAFGQSTMVWQETVREIVKTLRIEVVEGGLIKDCLLLGGNDLKDLIKVAKDLVLQFFPVTDKNSEL from the exons ATGACAACCGTCCGATCAAATTCAACCCTTGTCTTCTTCTTCCTAATCCTCCTAATCACACCTTCCCAATCACTCTCATTCTCTTCCTATTTCCGTTTCCGCGAATTCTTCTCCCTCGCACACTCCATTTTCACCGGCGTCGCTAACCTCCGTGCCGCCAGAGGCGATGTCGCCGGTGCCGACAGAGCCAGAAAAATCGCAAACAGTTTGGAGAGCGTCTCTGGATTTGGATTCTTGAAACTCGTCTGGTCCGCTTGGTCTTGGAACTGGTTCTTGAAGGAACTCCCGTTCACGGAGCTATATGGTGCCGTTTCTGACATCAACGAGTTTCTTAGAAGTTTGAATGAGTTGACTCGTTTGGAGTCGGCTGCAGAAAGGGCTGTTTGGCTTACGAGAAATTACCAAAATCTCCTCACCGTTACGAAATCGCTGTCTCGTAAACTCCTCAAAGCGTTTGGTCAATCG ACTATGGTTTGGCAGGAAACAGTGAGGGAAATAGTGAAAACGCTGCGAATTGAGGTTGTGGAGGGTGGGTTAATCAAAGATTGTCTTTTACTTGGAGGCAATGATTTGAAGGATTTGATTAAAGTAGCCAAGGATTTGGTATTACAATTTTTTCCTGTCACTGATAAAAACTCTGAGCTATAA